The following are from one region of the Sphingomonas oryzagri genome:
- the dut gene encoding dUTP diphosphatase, translating to MIEIQLKRLPHGEGLPAPAYATTGAAGLDIVSAEDIVLGPGDRHAVATGFAVAIPAGYEIQVRPRSGLALKHGITCLNTPGTIDADYRGEVKVILANLGAEPFEVKRGERVAQLVPAEVTAARFLEVETLDETARGAGGFGSTGRHSLP from the coding sequence ATGATCGAGATCCAGCTCAAGCGCCTGCCGCACGGCGAAGGCCTCCCCGCCCCCGCCTACGCCACCACCGGCGCGGCAGGACTCGATATCGTCTCGGCCGAGGACATCGTGCTCGGGCCGGGGGACCGCCATGCGGTGGCGACCGGCTTCGCGGTGGCGATCCCGGCGGGCTACGAGATCCAGGTCCGTCCCCGCTCGGGCCTTGCGCTCAAGCACGGCATCACCTGCCTCAACACGCCCGGCACGATCGACGCCGATTATCGCGGCGAGGTGAAGGTGATCCTCGCCAATCTCGGCGCCGAGCCGTTCGAGGTGAAGCGCGGCGAGCGCGTCGCGCAGTTGGTCCCCGCCGAGGTGACCGCCGCACGCTTCCTCGAAGTCGAGACGCTGGACGAGACGGCGCGCGGGGCCGGCGGCTTCGGCTCGACGGGGCGCCACTCGCTCCCTTGA
- a CDS encoding HesA/MoeB/ThiF family protein produces the protein MILTDAQLDRYARHIVLKEIGGGGQTRLLNAHALIVGAGGIGSPVIQYLAAAGVGKLTVVDDDIVSLSNLQRQTLFATRDVGAKKVVAAANVVQRMNPDVRFLPVDRRLDAESAARLLDGIDVVVDGTDNFATRLIVSDAATAARVPLVSAAVGQFEGQLAVYRGWEDGRPCYRCLVGNDPDRPDVSCADQGVLGALTGVLGSLAAIEAVRQIVPFGEETAGKLLLVDALAFRFRTIAVPKDPGCRCAA, from the coding sequence ATGATCCTCACCGACGCCCAGCTCGATCGCTACGCCCGCCACATCGTCCTCAAGGAGATCGGCGGCGGCGGGCAGACGCGCCTGCTCAACGCCCACGCGCTGATCGTCGGTGCGGGCGGGATCGGGTCGCCGGTGATCCAGTATCTAGCCGCCGCCGGCGTGGGCAAGCTGACGGTGGTGGACGACGACATCGTCTCGCTCTCCAACCTCCAGCGCCAGACGCTGTTCGCGACGCGCGACGTCGGCGCCAAGAAGGTTGTCGCCGCCGCCAACGTGGTGCAGCGAATGAACCCCGACGTGCGCTTCCTGCCGGTCGACAGGCGGCTCGATGCGGAGAGCGCCGCACGCCTGCTCGACGGGATCGACGTCGTGGTGGACGGCACCGACAATTTCGCCACGCGCCTGATCGTTTCCGATGCGGCCACGGCGGCGCGCGTGCCCCTGGTGTCGGCGGCAGTCGGCCAGTTCGAGGGCCAGCTCGCTGTCTATCGCGGCTGGGAGGACGGGCGCCCCTGCTACCGCTGCCTCGTCGGCAACGACCCCGATCGGCCGGACGTGAGCTGCGCCGACCAGGGCGTGCTCGGCGCGCTGACCGGTGTGCTTGGCAGTCTGGCGGCGATCGAGGCGGTGCGCCAGATCGTCCCCTTCGGCGAGGAGACGGCGGGCAAGCTGCTGCTGGTCGACGCCCTCGCCTTCCGCTTCCGTACCATCGCCGTGCCCAAGGATCCGGGGTGCCGGTGCGCGGCCTGA
- a CDS encoding DsrE family protein: MRGLTIIVTRPQGLRAALELAAANAALGGPARIFTQGEAVVALAQPMLDRHDEDYRAAGLPILGELCEEALALGVGIIACQSGLALMGITADRLDARVEYGGPVSVLAALGEDRLVTI; the protein is encoded by the coding sequence GTGCGCGGCCTGACCATCATCGTGACCCGCCCGCAGGGCCTGCGCGCCGCACTCGAACTGGCGGCCGCCAATGCCGCGCTGGGCGGGCCTGCTCGCATCTTTACGCAGGGCGAGGCGGTGGTGGCGCTGGCGCAGCCGATGCTGGACCGCCACGACGAGGATTACCGCGCCGCCGGCCTGCCGATCCTCGGCGAGCTGTGCGAGGAGGCGCTGGCGCTCGGCGTCGGTATCATCGCCTGTCAGAGCGGTCTCGCCTTGATGGGGATCACCGCCGACCGGCTCGACGCGCGGGTGGAATATGGTGGCCCGGTGAGTGTGCTGGCGGCGCTGGGCGAGGATCGTCTCGTCACCATTTGA
- a CDS encoding c-type cytochrome has translation MLTLAVVIALAACSDGRPAHRVASNAPLSKRLAEADADYGRQIFYRCAACHNISEGAGDRNGPNLWAILGRPVATGSKRFGYTGALKAFGGTWTCARLDDWLADPMRTVPGTQMTFGGLPDGADRADVIAWLARNGGVPAAARCQGLRTER, from the coding sequence GTGCTCACCCTTGCCGTGGTGATCGCACTGGCCGCCTGTTCCGATGGCCGTCCGGCACATCGCGTCGCGTCCAACGCGCCCTTGTCGAAGCGGCTGGCCGAAGCGGATGCGGACTATGGACGCCAGATCTTCTACCGCTGCGCCGCCTGCCACAATATCAGCGAGGGCGCGGGTGATCGGAACGGGCCGAATCTCTGGGCGATACTCGGCCGGCCGGTCGCGACCGGCAGCAAGCGGTTCGGCTATACCGGCGCGCTCAAGGCGTTCGGCGGCACATGGACCTGCGCACGCCTGGACGACTGGCTCGCCGATCCGATGCGGACCGTGCCGGGCACACAGATGACCTTCGGCGGACTACCCGACGGCGCCGACCGGGCGGACGTCATCGCGTGGCTGGCGCGCAACGGCGGCGTGCCCGCCGCTGCCCGGTGCCAGGGCCTGCGAACCGAGCGCTAG
- the cpdR gene encoding cell cycle two-component system response regulator CpdR yields MIRILLAEDDNSMREYLARALEKVGYHVTAVDCGTAALPLLESEPFDLLLTDIVMPEMDGIELAQRAGRIAPDMRVMFITGFAAVALKGGITHPNAKVLSKPFHLRDLVLEVDRIFGLGSVAEGDL; encoded by the coding sequence ATGATCAGGATTCTGCTGGCTGAAGACGATAATTCGATGCGCGAGTATCTCGCCCGCGCGCTGGAGAAGGTCGGCTACCACGTCACCGCGGTGGATTGCGGCACGGCGGCGCTGCCGCTGCTGGAGAGCGAGCCGTTCGACCTGCTGCTCACCGATATCGTGATGCCGGAGATGGACGGCATCGAGCTGGCCCAGCGGGCCGGCCGCATCGCGCCTGACATGCGGGTGATGTTCATCACCGGCTTCGCGGCGGTGGCGCTGAAGGGCGGCATCACCCACCCCAATGCGAAGGTGCTGTCAAAGCCCTTCCACCTGCGCGATCTCGTGCTGGAAGTGGACCGAATCTTCGGTCTTGGCAGCGTTGCGGAGGGCGACCTGTAA
- a CDS encoding N-formylglutamate amidohydrolase gives MATHPPEPRVYARLGQVGARSPLVIAVPHAGRFYPPEILAAARLPQHALETIEDRHADLLVADAVQAGAVAIVARMARACIDLNRDEREIDPALLGGTAEPGALLASVKVAGGLGVIPSRIAAGGAVWARPLGPEEIERRMDEIHRPYHGAIAQAMDEAQAVHGIAILIDCHSMPPLGGRSGNAQVVIGDRHGRSAEPRFVSAAIDAARREGLTVARNHPYAGGHTLDRHGAPRAGRHAIQIEVDRSLYLDARLRTPTDGLAGARRLIAAIAAALEDEAPGHLLAAE, from the coding sequence ATGGCTACGCATCCGCCGGAACCGCGCGTCTATGCCAGGTTGGGACAGGTCGGCGCGCGCTCGCCGCTGGTCATCGCGGTGCCGCACGCGGGCCGCTTCTATCCGCCCGAGATACTGGCCGCCGCACGCCTGCCCCAGCACGCGCTGGAGACCATCGAGGATCGCCACGCAGACCTGCTGGTGGCCGACGCGGTGCAGGCCGGCGCGGTAGCGATCGTCGCGCGGATGGCGCGCGCCTGCATCGATCTCAATCGCGACGAGCGAGAGATCGATCCGGCGCTGCTGGGCGGCACCGCCGAGCCGGGCGCCCTGCTGGCATCGGTGAAGGTGGCGGGCGGCCTGGGGGTGATCCCGAGCCGGATCGCGGCCGGCGGCGCGGTCTGGGCGAGGCCGCTCGGCCCCGAGGAGATCGAGCGGCGGATGGATGAGATCCACCGCCCGTATCATGGCGCCATTGCGCAGGCGATGGACGAGGCGCAGGCGGTGCATGGCATCGCCATCCTGATTGATTGCCATTCGATGCCACCACTGGGCGGGCGGAGCGGCAACGCGCAGGTGGTCATCGGCGATCGCCACGGTCGATCGGCCGAGCCGCGCTTCGTGTCGGCCGCGATCGATGCCGCCCGGCGCGAGGGCCTCACCGTGGCGCGCAACCACCCTTATGCCGGCGGGCACACGCTTGATCGGCATGGCGCCCCCCGCGCCGGTCGGCACGCAATCCAGATCGAGGTGGATCGCAGCCTCTATCTGGATGCGAGGCTGCGCACGCCGACCGATGGTCTTGCCGGCGCGCGCCGCCTGATCGCCGCGATCGCCGCCGCGCTGGAGGATGAGGCGCCCGGCCATCTGCTCGCGGCCGAATAG
- a CDS encoding cytochrome b, producing MGTAFDAGGTTRYTRVAIALHWTIAVLIILNLGIGLFGDSLPAGAFGVHKSIGMTVLLLSVIRLVWRFTHRPPPLPATVKRWEKGLAHAVHWLLYALMILIPLSGWVFTSASPKRHPLTFFGLFPLPMFPVAQDKQISHTVAERHEQLAWLMIALLVLHIGAALKHRFLDRDRTLDRMAPGAGPA from the coding sequence ATGGGGACTGCGTTCGATGCCGGCGGGACGACCCGCTACACGCGGGTGGCCATCGCGCTGCACTGGACGATCGCAGTCCTCATCATCCTCAATCTCGGCATCGGCCTGTTCGGGGATTCGCTCCCTGCAGGCGCCTTCGGCGTCCACAAGTCGATCGGCATGACCGTGCTGCTGCTTTCCGTGATCCGCCTTGTCTGGCGCTTCACGCACCGGCCGCCGCCGCTGCCCGCCACCGTCAAGCGCTGGGAGAAGGGGCTGGCGCACGCCGTGCACTGGCTGCTCTACGCGCTGATGATCCTGATCCCGCTATCGGGCTGGGTGTTCACTTCGGCCAGCCCCAAGCGTCATCCGTTGACTTTCTTCGGCCTCTTTCCGCTGCCGATGTTCCCGGTGGCGCAGGACAAGCAGATCAGCCACACGGTGGCCGAGCGGCATGAGCAACTCGCCTGGCTGATGATCGCGCTGCTGGTGCTGCACATTGGCGCGGCGCTGAAGCACCGCTTTCTCGATCGCGACCGTACGCTCGATCGCATGGCGCCCGGTGCGGGGCCGGCCTGA
- a CDS encoding SapC family protein yields MASAPEQGLPLFYNDLIPISNQEHADWKLRAIEGASFLKNAHAVPLLVEEFIQASRFYPIVFSLGENPVPLALMGLNEGVNAVVDERGMFPDDWYVPAYVRRYPFLLARLRPDSDDLSLCVDPTSDVFGQYDEGEPVFEDGAPSERTKAILQFCEQIEQAGTLNNAFFADVKEQKLLTDGEFTAQPTGAPQPYVYRGFQIISEDAVKNLRGDVARKWLQNGLMPLVYAHLFSLQRMADIFGRQAQRGQLPPPNGTMLG; encoded by the coding sequence ATGGCGAGCGCACCTGAGCAGGGCCTGCCGCTTTTCTACAACGATCTGATTCCGATCTCGAACCAAGAACATGCCGACTGGAAGCTGCGGGCGATCGAGGGGGCGAGCTTCCTCAAGAACGCGCACGCCGTGCCGCTGCTGGTCGAGGAGTTCATCCAGGCGAGCCGCTTCTATCCGATCGTCTTCTCGCTGGGCGAGAATCCGGTGCCGCTGGCGCTGATGGGCCTGAACGAGGGCGTGAACGCCGTGGTCGACGAGCGCGGCATGTTTCCGGACGACTGGTACGTGCCGGCCTATGTCCGCCGCTATCCCTTCCTGCTCGCGCGCCTGCGCCCGGACAGCGACGATCTGTCGCTCTGCGTCGATCCGACGTCGGACGTGTTCGGCCAGTATGACGAAGGCGAGCCGGTGTTCGAGGATGGCGCGCCCAGCGAGCGCACCAAGGCGATCCTGCAGTTCTGCGAGCAGATCGAGCAGGCCGGCACGCTGAACAACGCCTTCTTCGCCGATGTGAAGGAGCAGAAGCTGCTGACCGACGGCGAGTTCACCGCGCAGCCGACCGGCGCGCCGCAGCCCTACGTCTATCGCGGTTTCCAGATCATTTCGGAAGATGCGGTGAAGAATCTGCGCGGCGACGTCGCCCGCAAGTGGCTGCAGAACGGCCTGATGCCGCTGGTCTACGCGCACCTCTTCTCACTGCAGCGTATGGCCGATATCTTCGGCCGTCAGGCGCAGCGCGGCCAGCTGCCGCCGCCGAATGGAACGATGCTCGGCTAA
- a CDS encoding FAD-binding oxidoreductase translates to MPFPAPSAALLGDLAGRLGPQGFTVDPADLAPWLTDWRRRVTGAAAALVSPASAEEAAFVVARAAAEGVAIVPQGGNSSMVGGATPAGPAEGRALLVSMRRMRAIRSVSPADNAVVAEAGVVLADLHEAVEAEGRRFPLSLAAKGNATVGGLVSTNAGGTQVLRFGPMRSLVLGLEAVLPDGSLLHGLAPLRKDNRGYDLKQLLIGGEGTLGLVTAATLRLVPAFETRSVGWIGLRSAEDALTLLRRLEDRLGEAVESFELVPAEGLALVLRHIPDTRAPLAESWTWNVLVEAVGSGDIGERLQNELMDAIEQGLAGDATIAASEAQADALWKLRESLSEAEARDGMAAKHDIAVPVADMPGFMTRASTAVTARFPGVRPIAFGHLGDGNVHFNVRAPEGGDDKAWFKAQAAAVSRFVHGLVTESGGTMSAEHGIGRFKRADFAALADPVRLAAMRAIKAALDPAGIMNPGALLPLAEDAPGQ, encoded by the coding sequence ATGCCTTTTCCCGCGCCTTCCGCCGCCCTGCTGGGCGATCTCGCCGGACGATTGGGTCCGCAGGGCTTCACCGTCGATCCCGCCGATCTTGCGCCGTGGCTGACCGACTGGCGGCGGCGGGTGACGGGGGCGGCCGCGGCTTTGGTATCGCCCGCGAGCGCGGAGGAGGCGGCCTTCGTCGTGGCCCGTGCGGCGGCGGAAGGCGTGGCGATCGTGCCGCAGGGCGGCAACAGTTCGATGGTGGGGGGCGCGACGCCCGCCGGCCCCGCCGAGGGGCGCGCGCTGCTCGTCTCGATGCGGCGGATGCGTGCGATCCGATCGGTGTCGCCGGCCGACAATGCCGTGGTCGCCGAGGCCGGGGTCGTGCTCGCCGATCTGCATGAAGCGGTGGAGGCCGAAGGACGCCGTTTTCCACTGTCGCTCGCGGCGAAGGGCAATGCGACCGTCGGCGGGCTGGTCTCCACCAATGCGGGGGGTACGCAGGTGCTGCGCTTCGGGCCGATGCGCTCGCTGGTGCTGGGGCTGGAGGCGGTGCTGCCCGACGGATCGCTGCTCCATGGCCTCGCGCCGCTGCGCAAGGACAATCGCGGCTACGATCTCAAGCAGTTGCTGATCGGCGGGGAGGGAACGCTCGGGCTGGTTACCGCCGCGACGCTGCGGCTGGTGCCGGCGTTCGAGACGCGTTCGGTCGGCTGGATCGGCCTGCGTTCGGCGGAGGACGCACTCACGCTGCTTCGGCGGCTGGAGGACCGGCTGGGCGAGGCGGTGGAGAGCTTCGAGCTGGTGCCGGCAGAAGGGCTGGCGCTGGTCCTGCGTCATATCCCCGATACGCGCGCGCCTCTGGCGGAAAGCTGGACCTGGAACGTGCTGGTCGAGGCCGTCGGCAGCGGCGACATCGGTGAGCGCCTGCAGAACGAGCTGATGGACGCGATCGAACAGGGCCTCGCCGGTGACGCCACCATCGCCGCCAGCGAGGCGCAGGCGGACGCGCTGTGGAAGCTGCGCGAGAGCCTGTCCGAAGCCGAGGCGCGAGACGGCATGGCCGCCAAGCACGACATCGCCGTGCCGGTCGCCGACATGCCCGGCTTCATGACGCGGGCGAGCACCGCGGTGACGGCGCGCTTTCCTGGCGTACGGCCGATCGCCTTCGGGCATCTCGGCGACGGCAACGTCCATTTCAACGTCCGCGCGCCGGAGGGGGGCGACGACAAGGCCTGGTTCAAGGCGCAGGCGGCCGCCGTCTCGCGCTTCGTCCACGGCCTCGTCACCGAATCGGGCGGCACCATGTCGGCCGAGCACGGCATCGGCCGTTTCAAGCGCGCGGACTTCGCGGCGCTGGCCGATCCCGTTCGCCTCGCGGCGATGCGCGCGATCAAGGCGGCGCTCGATCCGGCCGGAATCATGAACCCCGGAGCCTTGCTGCCGCTTGCAGAAGACGCCCCCGGCCAATAG
- a CDS encoding DEAD/DEAH box helicase has translation MSFADLGLSDETLRAVTEAGYTEPTPVQAAAIQPVLMMRDLIAIAQTGTGKTASFVLPMIDILAHGRARARMPRSLILEPTRELAAQVAENFEKYGKYHKLSMALLIGGVQMGDQVAALEKGVDVLIATPGRLMDLFQRGKILLTGCSMLVIDEADRMLDMGFIPDIEEICTKLPTSRQTLLFSATMPPPIKKLADKFLSNPKQIEVARTGSTNASIEQKLVTTTSRGKRGTLRDLLRADDVKTAIIFANRKTTVRELNQSLRRHGFASGEIHGDMDQSSRLKELDRFKAGEINILVASDVAARGLDIKGVSHVYNFDAPWHPDDYVHRIGRTGRAGATGKAFTLITDEDAENIANIEKLTGQTIPRIEGAKAEKAEASAPRAERPARAERAERPAREERSTSSRRERAPRERDRRDAPAPHHNTPEPIAADADISWNGPVPAFLSVRILD, from the coding sequence ATGAGCTTCGCCGATCTCGGCCTGTCCGACGAAACCCTCCGCGCCGTCACCGAGGCCGGCTATACCGAGCCGACGCCGGTGCAGGCGGCCGCGATCCAGCCGGTGCTGATGATGCGCGACCTGATCGCGATCGCGCAGACCGGCACGGGCAAGACTGCCTCGTTCGTGCTGCCGATGATCGACATCCTCGCCCACGGCCGCGCCCGCGCCCGCATGCCGCGCTCGCTGATCCTCGAGCCGACGCGCGAACTGGCCGCGCAGGTCGCCGAGAATTTCGAGAAATACGGCAAGTATCACAAGCTTTCGATGGCGCTGCTGATCGGCGGCGTGCAGATGGGCGATCAGGTCGCAGCGCTGGAAAAGGGCGTCGATGTCCTCATCGCCACGCCGGGCCGCCTGATGGACCTGTTCCAGCGCGGCAAGATCCTGCTCACCGGCTGCTCGATGCTCGTCATCGACGAGGCGGACCGGATGCTCGACATGGGCTTCATCCCGGATATCGAGGAAATCTGCACCAAGCTGCCGACCAGCCGGCAGACCCTGCTCTTTTCCGCGACCATGCCGCCGCCGATCAAGAAGCTGGCGGACAAGTTCCTGTCCAACCCGAAGCAGATCGAGGTGGCGCGCACCGGATCGACCAACGCGTCCATCGAGCAGAAGCTGGTCACCACCACGTCGCGCGGCAAGCGCGGGACCCTGCGCGACCTGCTGCGCGCCGACGACGTGAAGACCGCGATCATCTTCGCCAACCGCAAGACCACGGTGCGCGAGCTTAACCAGTCGCTCCGCCGCCACGGCTTCGCGAGCGGGGAAATCCATGGCGACATGGACCAGTCCTCGCGCCTGAAGGAGCTGGACCGGTTCAAGGCCGGCGAGATCAACATCCTCGTCGCGTCCGACGTCGCGGCGCGCGGGCTGGACATCAAGGGCGTCAGCCACGTCTACAATTTCGATGCGCCCTGGCACCCGGACGATTACGTCCACCGCATCGGCCGCACCGGCCGCGCGGGTGCCACCGGCAAGGCCTTCACCCTCATCACCGATGAGGATGCCGAGAACATCGCGAATATCGAGAAGCTGACCGGCCAGACCATCCCGCGCATCGAAGGCGCCAAGGCCGAAAAGGCCGAAGCATCGGCACCCCGCGCGGAACGGCCAGCGCGTGCGGAGCGCGCCGAGCGCCCGGCCCGTGAGGAGCGCAGCACCTCCAGCCGCCGCGAGCGCGCGCCGCGTGAACGCGACCGCCGCGACGCGCCCGCGCCGCACCACAACACGCCCGAGCCGATCGCGGCGGACGCCGACATCAGCTGGAACGGCCCGGTCCCGGCTTTCCTGTCGGTGCGCATCCTCGACTGA
- a CDS encoding GGDEF domain-containing protein, translating into MSESRGTFDRIRALLEEGAIAPTPSNYDFLYRYVTAADPQLVDAVDIARRNHGTLADRLIANIRRDLYGTGRQGVSRILEDTEAQLARMNDYVERQDAGARDYVVRLSRSDIDASATLERQRQMLAEMIDATNHMLATTEQLQAELAASSREIDVLKQDLEIARVDARSDALTGLSNRKACCDYLDAQLERARKEGRPLSLIFLDIDHFKKFNDNFGHRMGDEVLRLVSASLERFFHGRGFVARWGGEEFVIVMPAHEAEEAFQFADRFRQHIGSRAVKARNSGREVGRVTLSLGVAGLLSDDSAQTLIDRADAALYDAKADGRDRVVCWKAAA; encoded by the coding sequence GTGAGCGAGAGCAGAGGCACATTCGATCGCATCCGTGCCCTTCTGGAGGAGGGCGCGATCGCGCCCACCCCGTCCAACTATGATTTCCTCTATCGCTACGTGACGGCGGCCGATCCGCAGCTGGTCGACGCGGTGGACATCGCCCGCCGCAACCACGGCACGCTCGCCGATCGCCTGATCGCCAACATCCGCCGCGATCTCTACGGCACCGGCCGCCAAGGCGTCAGCCGCATCCTCGAGGATACCGAGGCGCAGCTTGCGCGCATGAACGATTATGTCGAGCGCCAGGATGCCGGCGCGCGCGACTATGTCGTCAGGCTCAGCCGTTCGGACATCGACGCGTCCGCCACGCTGGAGCGCCAGCGCCAGATGCTCGCCGAGATGATCGACGCGACCAATCACATGCTCGCCACCACCGAGCAGCTGCAGGCCGAACTCGCCGCCTCCAGCCGCGAAATCGACGTGCTGAAGCAGGATCTGGAGATCGCCCGCGTCGATGCGCGATCGGACGCGCTCACCGGCCTGTCCAATCGCAAGGCGTGCTGCGACTATCTCGACGCGCAGCTGGAACGCGCGCGCAAGGAAGGCCGGCCGCTCAGCCTGATCTTCCTCGACATCGATCACTTCAAGAAGTTCAACGACAATTTCGGGCATCGCATGGGCGACGAGGTGTTGCGCCTCGTTTCCGCGAGCCTCGAGCGCTTCTTCCACGGTCGCGGCTTCGTCGCGCGCTGGGGTGGCGAGGAGTTCGTCATCGTCATGCCCGCGCATGAAGCCGAAGAGGCGTTCCAGTTCGCCGACCGCTTCCGCCAGCATATCGGCAGCCGGGCGGTGAAGGCCCGCAATTCCGGACGCGAAGTCGGCCGGGTGACGCTCTCGCTCGGCGTCGCCGGCCTGCTCTCCGACGACAGCGCGCAAACGCTGATCGACCGCGCCGATGCCGCGCTCTACGACGCCAAGGCCGACGGCCGCGATCGCGTCGTCTGCTGGAAGGCGGCGGCGTAA
- the tgt gene encoding tRNA guanosine(34) transglycosylase Tgt — translation MTRFSFTIAATDGKARTGTIAMQRGEIRTPAFMPVGTAGTVKAVKPADVRAAGADIILGNTYHLMLRPGAERVAKLGGLHRFMQWDRPILTDSGGYQVMSLSALTKRSEEGVAFASHLDGSRHMLSPERSMEIQRLLGSDIVMAFDELVPTTSTREVQAAAMERSMRWARRSRAAFDAGGDHAERAALFGIQQGALDERLRKASADALLDIGFDGYAVGGLAVGEGQEAMFGCLDYAPGQLDPMKPRYLMGVGKPDDIVGAVERGIDMFDCVLPTRSGRNGQAFTWDGPINIRNAKFAEDQTPLDLESPTAPWTKAYLHHLIKSGEMLGAMLMTEHNLWFYQRLMQGLRDAISDGRLTAFADDFRARYTRPKS, via the coding sequence ATGACCCGTTTCTCCTTCACCATCGCGGCGACCGACGGCAAGGCGCGCACCGGCACCATCGCCATGCAGCGCGGCGAAATCCGTACCCCCGCCTTCATGCCCGTCGGCACCGCCGGTACTGTCAAGGCGGTGAAGCCGGCGGACGTGCGTGCGGCGGGCGCCGACATCATCCTTGGCAACACCTACCACCTGATGCTGCGGCCCGGTGCCGAGCGTGTCGCGAAGCTGGGCGGGTTGCACCGCTTCATGCAGTGGGACCGGCCCATCCTCACCGATTCAGGCGGTTATCAGGTGATGTCGCTATCCGCTCTGACCAAGCGGAGTGAGGAGGGGGTGGCCTTCGCCAGCCATCTCGACGGATCGCGCCACATGCTGTCGCCGGAACGATCGATGGAGATCCAGCGCCTGCTCGGTTCCGACATCGTGATGGCGTTCGACGAACTGGTGCCGACCACATCGACCCGCGAGGTGCAGGCGGCGGCGATGGAACGGTCGATGCGCTGGGCGAGGCGATCGCGCGCCGCCTTCGATGCGGGGGGCGACCATGCGGAGCGCGCCGCGCTGTTCGGCATCCAGCAGGGCGCGCTCGACGAGCGGCTGCGCAAGGCGTCGGCCGATGCGCTGCTCGACATCGGCTTCGACGGCTACGCGGTCGGCGGCCTCGCGGTTGGCGAGGGGCAGGAGGCGATGTTCGGTTGTCTCGATTACGCACCGGGTCAACTCGATCCAATGAAGCCCCGCTATCTGATGGGCGTCGGCAAGCCCGACGACATCGTGGGGGCCGTGGAGCGCGGCATCGACATGTTCGATTGCGTGCTGCCGACCCGCTCGGGCCGCAACGGGCAGGCCTTCACCTGGGACGGGCCGATCAACATTCGCAACGCAAAATTCGCCGAGGACCAGACCCCGCTCGATCTTGAAAGTCCGACGGCGCCCTGGACCAAGGCCTATCTCCATCATCTCATCAAATCGGGCGAAATGCTCGGCGCGATGTTGATGACCGAGCATAATCTCTGGTTCTATCAGCGACTTATGCAGGGTTTGCGCGATGCGATATCGGACGGGCGGCTGACCGCTTTCGCGGATGATTTCCGGGCGCGGTACACGCGACCCAAAAGCTGA